Genomic segment of Paraburkholderia agricolaris:
TTGCGTATCGCGCGCCTGGTCGTTGGCTAGCGTCACGAGCCGCTCGGTCGTGTCGATCTGCGCACGCAACGCCGCACTCGTGATCGCCGCCGTCACAATGTTGGCGGCCAGCGCGCGGCGCGCGGCATCGAACTGATAGGCCTGCACATTTACGCGAGCCGCGAGCGCGGCATCGGCAAGACGCGCCGCGCCGAACAGGTCGAACGTGTAGTGCGCCTGCAGTTGACCGACGAAGATGTTGTACAGGAACGTGTTCGGACCGGCTTCGGGGATCGCCAGCGCGCGGTTACGGGTGGCCTGGCCGCCCGCGTCGATGGTCGGCAGCATCGAACTGCCGATCTGTGCGCGCAGTTGCTCACGCGCGGCGGCGAGGCTCTTGTCGGTCGCGGCAAGCGTCGGGCTGTTACGCAAGCCTTCGTCGACCAGTGCGTTTAGCCCCTCCGATTGATAAAGCTTCCACCATTCGGGCACAGGCTTCGCGCCGACCACGAATTGCTGGGTGATGCCCTGTGCGGGCACGGTTTGCGTCGGCTGTGCTTCGGCGCCGTAGTGGGCCGGCTGCGGCATTGCGGGCGGCTCGCCGTTCGGGCCGAATGAGCAGGCGGCGAGGGCTAGCGTGGCGCCGCTGAGAAGCGTGAGGCGCAAGTGTCGAGGAAGTGCGAAGGTAGCCATGATCTCAGTTCCCCGTATGCGTCGTGCCAGACGGCGCCGGCGGCTCGCGCTCGTCGCTGCGCACTCTGAACGACATGGCGTACAGGGCCGGCAGATAGAACAGCGTAAGGATGGTCGCGCTCGTAATGCCGCCCATCAGCGCGGTGGCCATCGGGCCGAAGAAGTTGGAGCGCAACAGCGGAATCAGCGCGAGCACGGCGGCTGCCGCGGTGAGCGTAATCGGCCGGAAACGCCGTACGGTCGCGCCGACGATCGCGTCGAAGCGCTTGTGTCCCGCCGCAATATCCTGCTCGATCTGATCGACCAGAATCACCGAGTTGCGCATGATGATGCCGAACATCGCGATCACCCCGAGCATCGCGACGAAGCCGAATGGCTGACCGAACAGCAGCAGCGTAGCGACCACGCCGATCAGACCGAGCGGTGCGGTCAGCACGACCATCAGCACGCGCGCGAAACTTTGCAGCTGGATCATCAGGAGCGTCAGCACGGCGATGATCATGATCGGCATCTGTGCGTTGATCGATGTTTGCCCCTTGCCGCTTTCCTCGACCGAGCCGCCGATTTCGATCCGGTAGCCGACCGGCAGCGTGGCGCGAATCGGGCCCAGTGCCTTATCGACCGCGTGGGTGACGTCGATCCCTTGCGCGCCCGGAGCGACGTCGGACTGCACCGTGATGGTGGGTTGCCGGTCGCGTTCCCAGATCACCCCGTATTCGAGGTCGTTGCGCAGATGACCGAGCGTGCCGAGCGGCACCGGGCCGTTGGGCGTCGGCATTGCCAGCGTGACGAGCTCCGACGGGTCGACGCGTTCCGCTTTCGGCGCGCGCAGATCGACGCTGATCAGCTTGTCGCGCTCGCGATACTGCGTAACGGTGTAGCCGGACAGCGTCATGGCGAGGAAGCTCGAGATGTCTTCCGAGCTCACGCCGAGTTCACGGGCCTTCTTCTGATCGACTTCGAAGCGCACTGAGCGCTCGGCAGGCTCGTCCCAGTCGAACTGGACGTTGCGGGTGCCGCCGTCGGCGCGCAGGGTTGCGGCAACACGCTCGGCGATCGAGCGTACCGTGGCGATATCGTCGCCGCTCACGCGGAATTGCACGGGATAGCCAACCGGAGGCCCATTCTCGAGGCGCGACAGGCGGGTGCGGATTGCCGGAAAATTGTTGCGCAATTCCGGTTCGAGCCATTGCGCGAGCTTCTCGCGATCCTTCACGGATTTCGCCGTGATCACGAATTGCGCGAAATTCGGCTGCGGCAACTGCTGATCGAGCGGCAGATAGAAACGCGGCGCGCCGGTGCCGACGAAGTCCACCGTATGATCGATTTCCGGACGACCCACCAGCGTTTTCTCCAGACGCTCTGCCTGGCGCAACGTTGCTTCGAAAGACGCGCCTTCGGGCAAGCGCACGTCCACCAGCAACTCGGGACGGTCCGAGCTCGGGAAGAACTGCTGCGGCACTAGCGTGAAGCCTGCCATTGCCAGAACGAACAGCACGACGGTAATGGCGAGGACGACGAAGCGCCGCTCGATGCACCAGCCGATCCAGCCACGCAGCCGCGTATAGAAACGCGTGTCGTAGATGTCGTGCTCGTGGTCCTCCGCTTCGTGTGCCTGGCGCTTGCGTTCCGGCAGCATGTGATAGCCGAGCAGCGGAATCAGCACCACGGCCGCGAGCCACGATGCGATCAGTGCGATCGCCGACACCTCGAAAATCGAACGGGTGTATTCACCGGTGCTCGACTTTGCTAACGCGATCGGCAGGAAACCGGACACGGTCACGAGCGTCCCGGTCAGCATCGGAAAGGCGGTGCTGGTGTACGCAAAAGCGGCGGCGCGCGTGCGGGTCCAGCCTTGCTCGAGCTTCACCGACATCATCTCGACCGCGATGATCGCGTCGTCCACCAATAGCCCCAGGGCAAGCACCAGGGTGCCCAGCGACACCTTGTGCAGCCCGATGTCGAACAGATACATGCATAGCGCCGTGACGGCGAGCACGACCGGTATCGAGATCACGACCACCATGCCGGTGCGCACGCCCAACGACAGCAGGCTGACCACCAGCACGATCGCAATCGCCTCGGCGACGGCTTCGAGAAAATCGTCGACGGAATGGGCGACCGCGTTCGGCATGCTCGACACTTCGACCAGATGCAAGCCGGCAGGCAGGTAGCCGCGCAGATTGCCCATCTGCTGGTCGAGCGCTTTGCCCAGACGGATCACGTCGCCGCCCGGCTGCATCGTCACACCGATGCCGAGCACCGCTTTGCCGCCGGAGCGCATTTGCGTGGCGACCGGATCGTCGTAACCGCGTTTGATGGTCGCGATGTCGCCGAGACGGAACGAGCGGTTGTTGATGCGGATCAGCGTGTCGGCGAGCGCATTGACGTCCTTGAACTGGCCGGTGGGGCGCACGAACACGCGGTCGTCGGTGGTGGTCAGCGTGCCCGCCGGCGAGATGCTGTTTTGCGAATTGATTGCCTGCCCCAGTTGCTGCGGCGAGATGCCGAGGCGCGTGAGTTGCGTATTGGTGATCTCGATGTAGATGTGCTGATCCGGATCGCCGAAATAGTCGACCTTGCCGACGCCCGGCACGCGCAGCAGCACCGTGCGTAACTGGTCGGCGTAATCGTGCAGTTGCGCGGCGGAAAAACCGTCGCCTTCGAGGGTATAGATGTTGGTGTAGACGTCGCCGAATTCGTCGTTGAAAAACGGACCCTGAATACCGGGCGGCAAGGTCGCCGCGATATCGCCGACTTTCTTGCGCACCTGATACCAGGTTTCGGGCACGTCCTTGACCGGCGCCGAGTCTTTCATCGAGAAAAACATCAGCGATTCGCCGGGGCGCGAGTAACTGCGCACGAAATCGATGGCAGGCGTTTCCTGCAGTTTGCGGCCGATGCGGTCGGTGACCTGTTCCTGGACCTGGCGCGCGGTCGCGCCGGGCCAGAAGGTGCGGATCACCATAACGCGGAACGTGAAGGGCGGGTCTTCGGATTGGGCGAGACGGGTATAGGCGAGAACGCCGAACGCGGTCGCGAGCGCGATCAGGAAGACAACTAGCGCCTGATGGCGCAGCGCCCATGCGGACAGGTTGAAGCGTCCTTCTTCATGCGGGGTGCTCATGAAGCGAAGTCCTCGGGATGCAATGGCGGGATCACGTGGACTTTTTCGCCGGCGGTCACGGTATGCACGCCTTGCAGGACGACGCGTTCGCCTTCCTTGAGGCCCTGGCCGATCACGATGGTGCGTTCGTTATAGCGGGTGACCGTCACGCGGCGCAGTTCCAGCGTACCGACGCCCGGCGTACCGTCACCCGATGCGTTAGCCGCGGGACGCACGACCCACACGGCCGGCTGCGTGCCGTCGTGGAACAGGGCGGTGGCAGCCACGGTAAAGGAAGTGTTCTGGGTTGCGGCTGCCTCCGAAGACGAAGGTGCGGCGAGCGCGATGTCGGCGGTCATGCCGAGGCGCACGTCCGGGCCGGGATTCTCGAGCGTGAGCTTGGCGCGGTAGGTACGGCTTTGCGGATCGGCGGCGGGCGACAGTTCGCGCACGCGCGCGGTAAAGCTGCGTCCCGGCAGCGCGGCCAGCGTGATCTTCGCGGTTTGCCCGATCGAGAGCGCGGCTAGCGCGCTTTCCGGCACGTCGCAGACCACATCGATGTCGCCGCTCCATGCGAGGTTGTAGACGGCCTGACCCGCGGACACATTCTGGCCGGTGTCGGCCTGTTCTGCGGTGATCACGCCGGCGTGATCGGCAATGAGCGTGGTGTACTGCAACTGATCTTTCGACAACGCCGCCTGTTGCGCGGCCTGGTCGCGCTGTGCGGCGGCAGACGCGTAGGCGTTGGTGGTCTGTTCAAGCTGCGCGGGCGCGATCAGGTTTTCTTTCGCCTGAGCCTGGTCGCGATCGAGTTGCTGCTTTGCATACACAAGGCTGTGTTGAGCGGCTTCCAGTTGGGCTTGCGCGCTGGCGGCATTCTTCTGGGCATCCGCCGGATCGAGCCGGGCGAGGATCTGCCCGTTCTTCACTACGTCGCCCAAACGAACGCGCCGCTCGATGATTTTGCCGCCGACGCGAAACGACAGCGGGGTGGAGTAGCGCGCCTGCACTTCGCCAGGCAGCGATGCGGCAGCCATCGCGCTGCCGTCCGTATGTAC
This window contains:
- a CDS encoding efflux RND transporter permease subunit, with the translated sequence MSTPHEEGRFNLSAWALRHQALVVFLIALATAFGVLAYTRLAQSEDPPFTFRVMVIRTFWPGATARQVQEQVTDRIGRKLQETPAIDFVRSYSRPGESLMFFSMKDSAPVKDVPETWYQVRKKVGDIAATLPPGIQGPFFNDEFGDVYTNIYTLEGDGFSAAQLHDYADQLRTVLLRVPGVGKVDYFGDPDQHIYIEITNTQLTRLGISPQQLGQAINSQNSISPAGTLTTTDDRVFVRPTGQFKDVNALADTLIRINNRSFRLGDIATIKRGYDDPVATQMRSGGKAVLGIGVTMQPGGDVIRLGKALDQQMGNLRGYLPAGLHLVEVSSMPNAVAHSVDDFLEAVAEAIAIVLVVSLLSLGVRTGMVVVISIPVVLAVTALCMYLFDIGLHKVSLGTLVLALGLLVDDAIIAVEMMSVKLEQGWTRTRAAAFAYTSTAFPMLTGTLVTVSGFLPIALAKSSTGEYTRSIFEVSAIALIASWLAAVVLIPLLGYHMLPERKRQAHEAEDHEHDIYDTRFYTRLRGWIGWCIERRFVVLAITVVLFVLAMAGFTLVPQQFFPSSDRPELLVDVRLPEGASFEATLRQAERLEKTLVGRPEIDHTVDFVGTGAPRFYLPLDQQLPQPNFAQFVITAKSVKDREKLAQWLEPELRNNFPAIRTRLSRLENGPPVGYPVQFRVSGDDIATVRSIAERVAATLRADGGTRNVQFDWDEPAERSVRFEVDQKKARELGVSSEDISSFLAMTLSGYTVTQYRERDKLISVDLRAPKAERVDPSELVTLAMPTPNGPVPLGTLGHLRNDLEYGVIWERDRQPTITVQSDVAPGAQGIDVTHAVDKALGPIRATLPVGYRIEIGGSVEESGKGQTSINAQMPIMIIAVLTLLMIQLQSFARVLMVVLTAPLGLIGVVATLLLFGQPFGFVAMLGVIAMFGIIMRNSVILVDQIEQDIAAGHKRFDAIVGATVRRFRPITLTAAAAVLALIPLLRSNFFGPMATALMGGITSATILTLFYLPALYAMSFRVRSDEREPPAPSGTTHTGN
- a CDS encoding efflux RND transporter periplasmic adaptor subunit, whose protein sequence is MRQQFHRPARPARLRRAAFALALAGIVTLAACSKKEAAAPVPRPVVAVAVHTDGSAMAAASLPGEVQARYSTPLSFRVGGKIIERRVRLGDVVKNGQILARLDPADAQKNAASAQAQLEAAQHSLVYAKQQLDRDQAQAKENLIAPAQLEQTTNAYASAAAQRDQAAQQAALSKDQLQYTTLIADHAGVITAEQADTGQNVSAGQAVYNLAWSGDIDVVCDVPESALAALSIGQTAKITLAALPGRSFTARVRELSPAADPQSRTYRAKLTLENPGPDVRLGMTADIALAAPSSSEAAATQNTSFTVAATALFHDGTQPAVWVVRPAANASGDGTPGVGTLELRRVTVTRYNERTIVIGQGLKEGERVVLQGVHTVTAGEKVHVIPPLHPEDFAS